In the genome of Actinobacillus lignieresii, the window AATCACGCCGGTAATTACGTCGGTTGATGGACGCTGCGTTGCAAGAATTAAGTGAATTCCGACCGCTCGTGCTTTTTGCGCTATACGCATAATGTACTCTTCCGCTTCTTTGCCGGCAGACATCATTAAATCGGCGAACTCATCCACAATCAGTACGATATAGCTGAGTTTTTCTAACGCCGGCGGCAGTTGATCCATTGAATCTCCCGGACGCCAAGTCGGATCGGGAATCGGGAAGTTCATTGCCGCCGCTTGTTCGATTTTATCGTTATAACCTTCGATATTACGCACGTTTAAATGACTGATTAATAAATAACGGCGTTCCATTTCTTCCACCGCCCAACGTAACGCATTTGCCGCTTTTTTCATATCGGTAACGACCGGCGTTAATAAATGCGGAATATCGTTATAAATGGAAAGCTCGACTACTTTCGGGTCGATCATAATAAAACGCACTTGTTCCGGCGAAAGTTTAAACAATAAACTTAAGATCATAGTATTGACACCGACCGATTTACCGCCGCCGGTTTGCCCTGCAACCAACAAATGCGGCATTTTCGCCATATCGACGACAATCGGCTCGCCGCTAATATCTTTACCGAGTGCCATCGGTAATGTCGCCTTACTGTGTTTAAACGCATCGCTGTTTAATACGTCACGAAGCCAAACCGTTTCACGTTGCTTATTCGGCGTTTCAATCCCCATATAAGGTTTACCCGGTACTACTTCCGTAATACGAATCGCTTTGAACATTAATTCACGGGCAAGGTCGCTGGCTAATCCGACCACTTTCGCCGCTTTTACACCGGCAGCCGGTTTAATTTCATAACGAGTAACAACCGGACCGACCAATACGTCTTCGACCGTTGCTTTTACCCCATAATTGGCTAACGCACTTTCTAAACGATGAGAGGTTTCAACAATCTCATGCTCGGTAATTTGCTGCGTTTGACGTGGCGCTTCATCCAATAAATCTAAGGTCGGTAACGGCGTGGTCGGTTTTTCAACGCTATGGCTTCGCTGTAATAACGGGTGTATCAACGTATTACCGTATCCTTTCGGATAGTCGGAAGATTTATTCGAGGATACGGACAGCGCATTTTCCGATTCATTCGCCATTTTTACCGTTGGCACGACAACTTCAGATTTGCTATTGATAATTTGCTCAAACGCTTGCTCCAGTCCTTGCGCTTTAGCACGCTGTTCCATTTGTGCCAAACGCATTTGTTCGGCCTGTACAAATTCTCTGGCTAGTTCCGCCTCGTAATCCGTTTCGGTTTCTTCTATCGATTGCAAACGAACGGTTGGTTTAACTTCCTGTACAAAAGCAGGCATTACCGTCGGATCTTGTAATTCGGTTGTGATGTCTTCTTCCGGAGATTCGCTTGTTTCGACATGGTTAACCGCAGGTTCTTCATAGGAATTATCCGCTAACGGTACATTTAAGCGAACTTTCGGTAAAATCGGCGAGTCTAGGTCGGCAACATACTCCTCCGCTGAATTTGTCGCTAATTCAGTAGAAAACTCTTGCCCTTGCATATTAATTTTCGGTAAATCTAATTCTTTTTCCACCTTAAACATAGCGGGATTGGTTAAAGCATCTTCAGATATTTCTTGCTCTTTATGTAATCCGCTAATATTCGGTCTATTGAATAACGAAAGATCGGTTAATTGCTCCTGTTCCGTATTTTCATTTGCTACAGAAGAATGCTTTAACGATTCGTTATCAACAAGCGGTTGATTTTCGTCATTTTGTTGCAATTCCGTCACTGTATTATCATTTACCGTTTTAGCTTCATCTTTTGCTACAATCCAGTCATAAAATCGAGCTAATAGCGGCAGTAATAATTGTCCGGAACAGAAATAAAAACCTACTGCGGTAAAGATCATTGCAACGAATAATGCGCCGAATTGACCGATAACATCCGCTAATAACGTCTGAAATATTCCGCCGATAAAACCGCCGGATACATAATAAGCACTATTTGAAAAAACTACACCGGACAGTCCGGCTAAACCGGCTATAAATAACAGAAAGCTAACGGCTCGGAATAGCAAACGTTTCCACGTCCATTCTTTAGCTAATCCCAATATAAGAGAATATGCGGCGATGCCGAGTAAAGCAAACGGTACAATAAAGGCAACTTTCCCTAAAAAAGTATAAAGTAAATCAATAGACCAAGCGCCTAAAGCTCCCGTCTTATTTAATACTTCCAGTTCCGTCACGCTGCTTCCTACACTCCAAGCGTTATCCAGCGGGCTATAGCTTGCCCATGCCACGATTAAATATAATCCGAGTAATCCCAGTAAGATAAACATCAGATTGATTAAATTCTCTTTACCCTTTAATCGCGGTTTTAATCGTTCAATCACCGATTAACTCCTTATTTTAATAACAGATAATTGGTTTGTTTCACTTCTTCCATTACGACATAGGTTCGCGTATCGTTCACACCGGGTAATCGCAGTAAAGTCGTACCTAAAAGTTTTCGATAAGCCGCCATATCCGCTACCCTTGTTTTGAGTAAATAATCGAAATCACCCGAAACCAAATGACATTCTTGAATTTCATCCAATTGTTGAACGGCACGATTAAATTCCTCAAATACGTCCGGCTTACCTCTGACTAAGGTAATTTCCACAATCACTAATAGCGGTGCTTCAAGCAATTCCGGATTCAGTAATGCACGGTATCCCATAATCACATTCTGCTTTTCTAAACGCTTTACTCGTTCTAAACAAGGTGTCGGCGATAAACCGACACGTTTAGAAAGTTCGATATTAGAGATTTTTCCGTTACGTTGTAGCTCATTTAAGATTTTTAAGTCAATAGCATCTAGTGCTTTAGGTAGTTTTTTATGTTCCATTTGCCTGTCTTCCCGGTTTTTTGTACTAATATTTAATTCTACAAGTTTTATCTTATTCGGTCTAATGATGTTGGTTGAAGAAAGGTTACAAAACCGAAAGAATTTGTAAACCGAACTCTCGACGCCATCCGCTCAGTAGTTC includes:
- a CDS encoding DNA translocase FtsK, producing the protein MIERLKPRLKGKENLINLMFILLGLLGLYLIVAWASYSPLDNAWSVGSSVTELEVLNKTGALGAWSIDLLYTFLGKVAFIVPFALLGIAAYSLILGLAKEWTWKRLLFRAVSFLLFIAGLAGLSGVVFSNSAYYVSGGFIGGIFQTLLADVIGQFGALFVAMIFTAVGFYFCSGQLLLPLLARFYDWIVAKDEAKTVNDNTVTELQQNDENQPLVDNESLKHSSVANENTEQEQLTDLSLFNRPNISGLHKEQEISEDALTNPAMFKVEKELDLPKINMQGQEFSTELATNSAEEYVADLDSPILPKVRLNVPLADNSYEEPAVNHVETSESPEEDITTELQDPTVMPAFVQEVKPTVRLQSIEETETDYEAELAREFVQAEQMRLAQMEQRAKAQGLEQAFEQIINSKSEVVVPTVKMANESENALSVSSNKSSDYPKGYGNTLIHPLLQRSHSVEKPTTPLPTLDLLDEAPRQTQQITEHEIVETSHRLESALANYGVKATVEDVLVGPVVTRYEIKPAAGVKAAKVVGLASDLARELMFKAIRITEVVPGKPYMGIETPNKQRETVWLRDVLNSDAFKHSKATLPMALGKDISGEPIVVDMAKMPHLLVAGQTGGGKSVGVNTMILSLLFKLSPEQVRFIMIDPKVVELSIYNDIPHLLTPVVTDMKKAANALRWAVEEMERRYLLISHLNVRNIEGYNDKIEQAAAMNFPIPDPTWRPGDSMDQLPPALEKLSYIVLIVDEFADLMMSAGKEAEEYIMRIAQKARAVGIHLILATQRPSTDVITGVIKANIPSRIAFTVASQIDSRTILDAGGAEALLGRGDMLYSGAGSPDIIRIHGAFMSDADVQRVADNWRARGKPQYLESIVASVEESEGTSRADSGADVDPLFDEIVEFVIESGVTSISGIQRRFSLGFNRAARIVDQMEAQGIISEQGKNGKREILAR
- the lrp gene encoding leucine-responsive transcriptional regulator Lrp, with product MEHKKLPKALDAIDLKILNELQRNGKISNIELSKRVGLSPTPCLERVKRLEKQNVIMGYRALLNPELLEAPLLVIVEITLVRGKPDVFEEFNRAVQQLDEIQECHLVSGDFDYLLKTRVADMAAYRKLLGTTLLRLPGVNDTRTYVVMEEVKQTNYLLLK